A stretch of the Flavobacterium sp. 5 genome encodes the following:
- a CDS encoding MbnP family protein — translation MKFQTKKIIAVIAIALALGSCSNNDDDATVTGEGKLGVEFDNVFGSKNLILNTETNTTSQGEVLKISDVKYIVSNIVLTKEDGTTFTYPKSKSYFVVDESDAETQEIELENIPAGDYTKIKFGIGVDKAQFDLGATGQGNFLTIADAAGMMWSWSAGYKFVLFEGKFTSSTVTAETAFMVHTGQTGTDYNYTEVTLNLPTKALVRTDITPDVHIFADVAKIIDGTNKIKLSDNNEGGMGAMIMGGANLPLITANLSNMFTVNHVHND, via the coding sequence ATGAAATTTCAAACAAAAAAAATAATAGCAGTAATTGCTATAGCACTTGCATTGGGTTCTTGTTCAAATAATGATGATGATGCAACGGTTACTGGAGAAGGGAAATTAGGCGTAGAATTTGATAACGTTTTTGGGAGCAAGAATTTAATTCTAAACACAGAAACTAACACTACTTCACAAGGTGAGGTATTAAAAATTTCTGATGTAAAATACATTGTAAGTAACATTGTTTTAACCAAAGAAGATGGAACTACTTTTACTTATCCAAAATCTAAAAGCTATTTTGTAGTAGATGAATCCGATGCTGAAACTCAGGAAATAGAATTGGAAAATATTCCCGCTGGTGATTATACCAAAATTAAATTCGGAATTGGTGTTGACAAAGCCCAATTTGATTTGGGAGCAACGGGACAAGGAAATTTTTTAACAATTGCTGATGCTGCAGGAATGATGTGGTCGTGGAGTGCTGGATATAAATTTGTGCTTTTCGAAGGTAAGTTTACTTCATCTACTGTAACTGCAGAAACTGCGTTCATGGTGCATACAGGGCAAACTGGAACTGATTACAATTATACAGAGGTAACACTTAATCTGCCGACCAAAGCTTTGGTAAGAACTGATATTACTCCAGATGTTCATATTTTTGCCGATGTTGCCAAAATTATTGACGGGACGAATAAAATCAAACTTTCGGATAATAATGAAGGAGGAATGGGAGCGATGATTATGGGAGGTGCAAACTTGCCATTAATCACAGCTAATCTTTCTAATATGTTTACTGTAAATCACGTGCATAACGACTAA
- a CDS encoding nitric-oxide reductase large subunit, producing the protein MKKTWIAFISVVAISFIVLIGVGREIYQTQPPIPEKVILKNTGEVIYTKEDIQTGQNVWESIGGMEVGSIWGHGSYVAPDWTADWLHKEATFMLDQWAKEYHIAYANLDVEKKAALKARLIQDIKTNTYDESTKTISISAERLDATKSNIAHYTKIFSEGKAEYAIPKGALTDAKKLEQLNAFLFWTSWAASTNRPNKDYTYTSNWPNEPLINNTITNSSIIWSGLSIVLLLFFIGILTYYYLSNHEKGDLVTKPQSDPLVNLKFLPSQKAVLKYFLIISLLIVLQIVLGIITVHYTVEGQAFFGFEISKFLPYSVTRTWHTQLAVFWIAATWLATGLFLAPMISGKEFKYHVLGINFLFIALLFIVLGSMLGEWLGVHQFLSLTMNFFFGHQGYEYMDLGRFWQIILGVGLVLWVLMVSQHIIFAIRKNDASKSLLTILLISVMAIGMFFFSGLMYGENSSLPVINYWRWWLVHLWVEGFFEVFATVVIAYIFSQLKIISVKTAGRVSVASATIFLAGGILGTLHHLYFSGTPVKAIALGATFSALEVVPLTLMGYEIKENWSLLKSTSWMQKYKWPIYFFIAVSFWNFLGAGVFGFLINPPIALYYIQGLNTTAVHAHTALFGVYGMLGMGFILICLRFYSDRVWDETKLKRAFWALNIGLVAMVFLSLLPIGIIQAYTSITKGYSFARDSELLYSPTIQTLKWMRMIGDIIFSVGIFYFCWFTVSETIYNLKRKN; encoded by the coding sequence ATGAAAAAAACCTGGATAGCATTTATAAGTGTGGTAGCAATCTCATTTATAGTTCTTATAGGAGTTGGTCGAGAAATTTACCAAACCCAACCCCCAATTCCCGAAAAAGTGATATTAAAAAATACAGGGGAAGTTATTTATACTAAAGAAGACATACAAACGGGTCAAAATGTATGGGAATCCATTGGCGGAATGGAAGTCGGTTCTATTTGGGGACATGGCAGTTATGTAGCTCCAGACTGGACAGCCGATTGGCTTCATAAAGAAGCGACTTTTATGTTGGACCAATGGGCGAAAGAATATCATATTGCCTACGCTAATTTGGATGTAGAAAAAAAAGCAGCCCTAAAAGCACGATTAATTCAAGATATCAAAACAAATACGTATGATGAAAGTACCAAAACAATAAGTATTTCGGCAGAACGTTTGGATGCGACTAAAAGTAATATAGCACATTACACAAAAATTTTCTCAGAAGGAAAAGCAGAATATGCTATTCCAAAAGGAGCTTTGACAGATGCTAAAAAATTAGAACAGCTTAATGCATTTTTATTCTGGACTTCCTGGGCTGCAAGCACCAATAGACCGAATAAAGATTATACCTATACCTCAAACTGGCCAAACGAACCATTGATTAATAATACGATAACCAACAGTTCTATTATTTGGTCTGGTTTATCCATTGTATTGTTATTATTTTTCATCGGAATATTGACGTATTATTATCTTAGTAATCACGAAAAAGGAGATTTAGTAACGAAACCACAATCTGATCCATTAGTAAATCTAAAATTTCTGCCTTCACAAAAAGCAGTTTTGAAATACTTCCTTATTATTTCTTTACTAATTGTTTTGCAAATAGTTTTAGGTATTATTACTGTGCATTATACTGTAGAAGGGCAGGCTTTCTTTGGTTTTGAAATATCTAAATTTCTTCCTTATTCGGTTACCAGAACGTGGCATACGCAGCTGGCTGTTTTCTGGATTGCGGCTACTTGGCTGGCTACGGGACTTTTCTTGGCACCAATGATTTCGGGCAAAGAATTCAAATACCATGTTCTGGGAATAAACTTTTTGTTTATTGCTTTATTGTTTATCGTTTTAGGTTCTATGCTTGGAGAATGGTTGGGTGTGCACCAATTTTTAAGTCTAACGATGAACTTTTTCTTTGGTCATCAAGGATATGAATACATGGATTTAGGCCGTTTCTGGCAAATAATATTAGGTGTTGGATTAGTATTATGGGTACTTATGGTCAGCCAGCATATTATTTTTGCGATTCGTAAAAATGATGCTTCAAAATCCTTGTTAACGATACTGTTAATTTCAGTAATGGCAATTGGAATGTTTTTCTTTTCAGGTTTAATGTACGGAGAAAACAGTAGTTTGCCTGTAATTAATTATTGGAGATGGTGGCTTGTTCATCTTTGGGTGGAAGGTTTCTTCGAGGTATTCGCCACAGTTGTTATCGCTTATATTTTTTCTCAATTGAAAATAATTTCTGTTAAAACTGCTGGAAGAGTTTCTGTAGCTTCGGCAACTATCTTTTTGGCAGGTGGGATTTTGGGAACTTTACATCATTTGTACTTTTCGGGGACACCTGTAAAAGCGATTGCTCTTGGTGCTACTTTTAGTGCTTTAGAAGTAGTTCCGCTTACTTTAATGGGGTATGAAATAAAAGAAAACTGGTCTCTATTGAAAAGTACGTCATGGATGCAAAAATACAAATGGCCAATTTACTTTTTTATTGCAGTTTCTTTTTGGAATTTCCTGGGAGCAGGTGTATTTGGATTTTTAATTAATCCTCCTATTGCATTATATTATATTCAAGGATTAAATACAACTGCAGTACATGCCCACACCGCTTTGTTTGGAGTTTATGGAATGTTAGGAATGGGATTTATTTTAATTTGTCTGCGTTTTTATTCAGATAGAGTTTGGGACGAAACAAAATTGAAAAGAGCTTTTTGGGCTTTAAATATTGGACTTGTAGCAATGGTATTTTTAAGTTTATTGCCAATCGGAATTATACAAGCCTATACTTCTATTACAAAAGGTTATTCTTTTGCTAGAGATTCGGAATTGCTTTATTCTCCAACTATCCAAACCTTAAAATGGATGAGAATGATTGGTGATATTATCTTCTCGGTAGGTATTTTCTACTTCTGTTGGTTTACAGTAAGTGAAACCATTTATAATTTAAAAAGGAAAAATTAA